A stretch of Lactiplantibacillus brownii DNA encodes these proteins:
- a CDS encoding phosphotransferase, translating to MDYFKNQLNQWTDWQAAIAEPGAFEPLIQQIYRSENEPFKTPELVPDSLAAVFAVGATQIAIFPPTSIATHPRDRYQTERFSLTRLARLQVTAPILLHSGFIFDTYQFYYVIYQPLVGISLTEFANTAEPLAKSTLGRQIGTALRKINREVASFNQVDVQVLASQADWNQLGATFAAERQAYLAAHPVAMNRFVHGQLNGTNVIVTTGTVGFQHFQTALQGPWQMELVPLVLQAFGGDPDFLAGLQTTLQSPDLATDLLIGLLWRADGPAQIKAWLGVDTVTLTTLAQKLTRLVKNESEG from the coding sequence ATGGATTATTTCAAAAATCAGCTTAATCAATGGACTGACTGGCAGGCTGCGATTGCAGAACCAGGAGCCTTCGAACCATTAATTCAACAAATCTATCGTAGTGAAAATGAACCATTTAAGACGCCTGAACTCGTGCCAGACTCATTGGCAGCAGTCTTTGCCGTGGGGGCGACTCAAATTGCGATTTTTCCACCTACATCAATAGCCACCCATCCGCGTGACCGTTACCAAACCGAACGCTTTAGTTTAACGCGATTGGCACGCTTGCAAGTAACTGCACCAATCTTGTTACACTCAGGGTTCATTTTTGACACTTATCAGTTTTATTATGTGATTTATCAACCCTTAGTCGGGATTTCGTTAACTGAATTTGCGAACACTGCTGAACCGTTGGCGAAGTCGACATTGGGACGCCAAATTGGGACCGCGTTGCGGAAAATTAATCGTGAGGTTGCCAGTTTTAATCAGGTTGACGTCCAAGTACTAGCCTCACAAGCCGATTGGAATCAACTCGGGGCAACGTTTGCAGCTGAACGACAAGCTTATTTGGCAGCCCATCCGGTTGCGATGAATCGTTTCGTCCATGGACAATTGAACGGCACCAATGTCATTGTCACGACTGGAACCGTGGGCTTTCAACATTTTCAAACGGCTTTACAAGGACCGTGGCAAATGGAACTTGTCCCGTTGGTGTTGCAAGCCTTTGGTGGTGATCCAGACTTTTTAGCTGGATTGCAAACAACGTTACAGTCGCCTGATTTAGCCACTGATTTGTTGATTGGGCTTTTGTGGCGAGCAGATGGACCGGCTCAAATTAAAGCTTGGCTGGGTGTTGACACAGTGACGTTGACAACGCTAGCACAAAAGCTTACTAGACTGGTGAAAAATGAAAGTGAGGGCTAA
- a CDS encoding ClC family H(+)/Cl(-) exchange transporter yields MKIQQQPKQHHFDLTRLGLIGRGLLVGLLTGVVVSVFRFCIERGLKVVQWIYGQIAQTPWLIVPWIGLSLIVAVFVGLLVKKVPDIKGSGIPQVEGQLAGELDYAWWPVLWRKFVGGILGIGSGLFLGREGPSIQLGATIGQGFAEKTHQTGADRRSLIAGGAAGGLSAAFNAPIASTLFVLEEVYHNFSPIIWTTALTSAIASNFVSLNFFGLVPVLHIPYGTNLPLSQYGNLVGLGVFLGVFGYLYQNVTLTMPSWYAKLRLPSWLDGIVPFLLIIPIGLFWPKLLGGGNAVILNIAAITPALLPLIGIFVLRFVFSTLSYGSGLPGGIFLPILSLGAILGAIYAQVMVAVGWMPANFVPNFIIFAMAGYFAGIGKAPFTAILLITEMVGTLHHLMPLAVVSMTAYLVVDLLGGAPIYEALLEKLTLPKLPEHSGIQDRLEIPIFEGATFEGHQVRDFKWPKESLLIAIRRGERQVIPHGDTLMRAGDTLIILTDRSNRAWVRHQIDKLNVSPT; encoded by the coding sequence TTGAAAATCCAACAGCAACCAAAACAGCATCATTTTGATTTGACCCGTTTGGGATTGATTGGTCGGGGATTGCTGGTTGGGCTATTAACCGGCGTGGTTGTCAGTGTTTTTCGTTTTTGTATTGAACGCGGTTTAAAGGTCGTTCAATGGATTTATGGTCAGATTGCGCAAACCCCTTGGTTGATCGTTCCGTGGATTGGGCTTAGTTTGATTGTGGCGGTTTTTGTCGGCTTACTAGTAAAAAAAGTTCCAGATATTAAAGGATCTGGGATTCCGCAAGTTGAAGGTCAATTGGCCGGCGAACTCGATTATGCTTGGTGGCCAGTGCTCTGGCGCAAATTTGTCGGGGGTATTTTAGGTATCGGTTCAGGCTTATTTCTGGGTCGTGAAGGACCATCGATTCAATTAGGGGCGACGATTGGTCAAGGGTTCGCCGAAAAGACGCATCAAACGGGTGCGGATCGACGGTCACTGATTGCTGGTGGCGCCGCGGGTGGTTTGTCAGCGGCTTTTAATGCGCCCATCGCCAGTACGCTATTTGTTCTGGAAGAAGTTTATCATAACTTTTCGCCGATTATTTGGACGACGGCTTTGACTAGTGCGATTGCGAGTAACTTTGTGTCGCTTAATTTCTTTGGCTTGGTGCCGGTGTTACATATTCCTTATGGGACGAACTTACCGCTGAGTCAATATGGTAATTTAGTTGGTTTAGGTGTTTTTCTGGGTGTCTTTGGCTATCTGTATCAAAATGTCACCCTGACCATGCCAAGTTGGTACGCTAAATTACGTTTGCCAAGTTGGTTAGATGGCATCGTGCCATTTTTACTGATTATTCCAATTGGCTTGTTCTGGCCTAAATTATTAGGTGGTGGTAATGCGGTCATCTTAAATATTGCCGCAATTACCCCGGCTTTATTGCCATTGATCGGTATTTTTGTGTTACGGTTTGTCTTTTCGACGTTGTCCTATGGATCGGGCTTGCCCGGTGGGATTTTCTTGCCGATCTTGTCATTGGGCGCCATTTTAGGTGCCATCTATGCTCAGGTGATGGTCGCTGTAGGCTGGATGCCGGCTAATTTTGTGCCTAACTTCATTATTTTTGCGATGGCGGGTTACTTTGCCGGTATTGGGAAAGCGCCGTTTACGGCCATTCTATTGATTACTGAGATGGTCGGCACGTTGCATCATTTGATGCCATTAGCGGTAGTTTCAATGACGGCTTACCTGGTTGTTGATTTACTCGGTGGGGCGCCAATTTATGAAGCCTTGCTGGAAAAGTTGACTTTGCCCAAATTACCAGAACATAGTGGGATTCAAGATCGTTTAGAAATCCCCATCTTTGAGGGCGCTACTTTTGAAGGCCATCAAGTTCGTGATTTCAAATGGCCCAAAGAATCTTTGTTGATTGCGATTCGGCGTGGTGAACGTCAAGTGATTCCGCACGGTGATACGTTAATGCGTGCTGGTGACACGCTCATCATCTTAACGGATCGTAGTAATCGCGCTTGGGTGCGACATCAAATCGATAAGTTAAATGTCAGTCCAACCTGA
- the secG gene encoding preprotein translocase subunit SecG has product MYNILMTLILVISVLIIIAVMMQPSKTNDAMSSLTGGADDLFAKQKPRGFEAFMQKVTVVLGIIFFVAALALAWYSSK; this is encoded by the coding sequence TTGTATAATATACTGATGACGTTAATATTGGTCATTTCCGTACTGATTATCATTGCGGTGATGATGCAACCGTCCAAAACAAATGATGCCATGTCTTCATTGACTGGTGGCGCTGACGACTTGTTCGCCAAGCAGAAACCCCGTGGCTTTGAAGCCTTCATGCAAAAGGTGACCGTCGTACTTGGAATTATTTTCTTTGTTGCGGCCCTCGCTTTAGCTTGGTATTCATCGAAGTAA
- a CDS encoding alpha/beta hydrolase, whose translation MLKRPEPFFFEHGDCAVILLHAYSGSANDVRLLARSLERENYSIYAPQFSGHGTGDLRDVLRQGSPAQWWQDTQQAISFVRQKGYTKISIFGLSLGGIFATMALENDPALLGGGVFSSPILPSAHTQVPEMFMALCARQFKQQGLSSEAQKQALAAIKPDSQAQLQAITQFTITQVQALLTQLTRPFFIGQGGQDELIDATVAPRLRDQLMTQGLTVDYHWFADAGHVITVNQAHHALEQAVLTYLKTIY comes from the coding sequence GTGTTAAAACGACCAGAACCTTTTTTCTTTGAACATGGGGACTGTGCGGTGATTTTACTGCATGCCTATTCGGGAAGTGCGAATGATGTGCGGTTATTGGCACGAAGCCTGGAACGCGAAAATTATAGTATCTATGCGCCACAGTTTAGTGGTCATGGGACGGGGGACCTCCGTGATGTTTTACGGCAAGGTTCACCGGCGCAATGGTGGCAAGATACGCAACAGGCAATATCATTTGTGCGCCAAAAAGGCTATACTAAAATTAGTATCTTTGGGTTGTCATTAGGTGGTATCTTTGCAACGATGGCCTTGGAAAATGACCCAGCTCTGCTTGGCGGCGGTGTTTTCAGCTCGCCAATTTTGCCTAGCGCCCACACACAGGTGCCAGAAATGTTTATGGCGCTATGTGCACGTCAGTTCAAGCAGCAAGGCTTATCGAGTGAGGCTCAAAAGCAGGCCTTAGCGGCAATCAAACCCGACTCACAAGCGCAATTACAGGCAATCACGCAGTTTACCATAACTCAGGTTCAGGCGCTGTTAACACAATTGACACGGCCATTTTTCATTGGTCAAGGTGGTCAAGATGAATTGATTGATGCCACAGTAGCACCACGATTACGTGATCAATTGATGACTCAAGGCTTAACTGTTGATTACCATTGGTTTGCGGATGCCGGCCATGTTATTACGGTTAATCAAGCGCATCATGCATTAGAACAAGCTGTCTTAACGTATTTAAAAACTATTTATTAA
- the rnr gene encoding ribonuclease R produces MSESNLKEQILTFLQAHPDRSYSVERLSDELHFSGATAFTFLVKELATMERKKLVTTDDHDQFKLVQETKLVDGSFHGNDKGFGFVRYDPDLPDIYINPDNTMFAFTGDDVQVEIIRPARPGSDRGPEGKVVRVTQRNYSQIVGAFVPSTENAGFIGKVEIKEKKLSKYELLITEQGIHPTEGEVIIAEVSAYPDAQHPTRIVGIAKQVIGSVDDPGMDVLQVVYQHEVPSVFPEEVTDEANRIPDYVTEDDKKGRVDITDQPLVTIDGAESKDLDDAVVAWRLPNGNFHLGVHIADVSHYVTENSELDREAFKRGTSVYLTDRVIPMLPRRLSNGICSLNPDVERLAMSCEMEIDQEGNIINHKIFQSVIKSHARMTYDGVNQILEAHDPKTREKYADLVDMFDTMGDLHRILYKHRRHRGAIDFDDNEAKIIVDETGHPIDIQLRVRGLAERMIESFMLAANETVAKHYSMLKVPFIYRVHETPDADRMLSFFEFVTTFGVNVTGSSKDVKPKMLQDVLKKVAGKPEEAMVSVMMLRSMKQARYADQSLGHFGLAAPYYTHFTSPIRRYPDMMVHRLIRHYAENGTGEEARAKYRDNLPNIAETTSDNERRGIDTERDVDSMKKAEYMADHVGEKFDAVIDSVMKFGLFVELENTVEGLVHISVMDDDYYEYVEKQLALVGRKTHRTFRIGQPVKVQLMRVDKDQREVDFKLLNPEEAPKTDLLPKREHHDNYRGNNRRGGNGNYKRNGSNNNSRNGNRNGGNGNRSSNSNGGGYRGNNNNRNHSNNNNNHSNNTSRRSTNSSNNRH; encoded by the coding sequence ATGTCAGAATCTAACTTAAAAGAACAAATCCTGACCTTTTTGCAAGCTCATCCCGACCGTAGCTATAGTGTTGAACGGTTAAGTGATGAATTGCATTTTTCAGGTGCAACCGCGTTCACATTTCTTGTTAAAGAACTTGCAACGATGGAACGCAAAAAATTAGTGACCACCGATGATCATGACCAATTCAAGTTGGTTCAAGAAACCAAACTTGTGGATGGGTCATTTCATGGAAACGACAAGGGCTTTGGCTTCGTACGTTACGATCCAGATTTGCCAGATATTTATATCAATCCCGATAACACCATGTTTGCGTTTACCGGCGACGATGTGCAAGTTGAAATTATTCGACCAGCTCGTCCTGGTTCAGATCGGGGTCCAGAAGGTAAAGTTGTCCGCGTCACGCAACGCAACTATTCTCAGATTGTTGGGGCGTTTGTTCCAAGTACTGAAAATGCCGGTTTTATCGGTAAAGTTGAGATCAAAGAAAAGAAACTTTCTAAGTATGAACTCTTAATTACTGAACAAGGGATTCACCCAACTGAAGGTGAAGTCATTATTGCGGAAGTTTCAGCTTACCCAGATGCGCAACATCCGACACGAATCGTGGGGATTGCAAAGCAGGTCATTGGGAGTGTCGATGATCCTGGGATGGATGTCTTACAAGTTGTTTATCAACATGAAGTGCCATCAGTCTTCCCTGAAGAAGTCACGGATGAAGCCAATCGAATTCCAGACTATGTGACAGAAGACGATAAAAAAGGTCGTGTGGATATCACCGACCAACCATTAGTGACCATTGATGGGGCTGAATCAAAAGACTTGGATGATGCCGTTGTTGCTTGGCGGTTACCTAATGGTAATTTCCATTTAGGGGTCCACATTGCGGATGTCAGTCATTATGTGACTGAAAATTCTGAATTGGATCGTGAAGCGTTCAAACGCGGGACTTCCGTTTATTTGACTGACCGGGTTATTCCAATGTTGCCACGACGGTTATCAAACGGGATCTGTTCATTAAATCCAGATGTTGAACGACTCGCCATGAGTTGCGAAATGGAAATTGACCAAGAAGGCAATATCATTAATCATAAGATTTTCCAAAGTGTGATCAAGTCACATGCTCGGATGACTTATGATGGCGTGAATCAGATCTTGGAAGCTCATGATCCAAAGACGCGTGAAAAGTATGCGGATTTGGTGGACATGTTTGATACGATGGGTGACTTACATCGTATTCTTTACAAGCATCGTCGTCATCGTGGCGCCATTGACTTTGATGATAACGAAGCTAAAATCATCGTCGACGAAACTGGGCACCCAATTGATATTCAATTACGGGTTCGTGGTTTAGCTGAACGAATGATTGAAAGTTTCATGTTAGCGGCCAATGAAACGGTTGCCAAGCACTACAGTATGTTAAAAGTACCATTTATCTATCGGGTGCATGAAACGCCAGATGCTGATCGGATGCTTAGTTTCTTCGAATTTGTCACCACTTTTGGGGTCAATGTCACGGGCTCATCCAAAGATGTTAAGCCAAAAATGTTGCAAGATGTTTTGAAGAAAGTTGCGGGCAAACCGGAAGAAGCGATGGTTTCCGTGATGATGTTACGGAGCATGAAGCAAGCACGGTATGCCGATCAATCCTTGGGACACTTTGGCTTGGCTGCACCATACTATACCCACTTTACTTCACCAATTCGACGTTATCCGGATATGATGGTGCATCGTTTGATTCGTCATTATGCCGAAAACGGGACGGGTGAAGAAGCGCGTGCGAAGTATCGGGATAATTTGCCAAACATTGCTGAAACGACTTCTGATAATGAACGTCGTGGGATTGACACGGAACGCGATGTTGATTCAATGAAGAAAGCTGAATACATGGCTGATCACGTTGGCGAGAAGTTTGACGCCGTCATTGACTCTGTCATGAAGTTTGGCCTGTTCGTTGAATTGGAAAACACTGTTGAAGGATTAGTTCATATTAGTGTGATGGATGACGATTACTACGAATATGTTGAAAAACAACTCGCCTTAGTCGGTCGCAAGACCCATCGGACTTTCAGAATTGGGCAACCGGTTAAAGTACAATTGATGCGGGTTGATAAAGATCAACGTGAAGTAGACTTTAAGTTGTTGAATCCTGAAGAGGCACCAAAGACCGATTTATTGCCAAAACGGGAACATCACGATAACTATCGTGGTAATAATCGTCGCGGTGGTAACGGAAACTATAAGCGAAATGGTAGTAATAACAATAGTCGTAATGGTAACCGGAACGGTGGCAATGGTAATCGCAGCAGCAACAGTAATGGCGGCGGTTATCGTGGCAACAACAATAATCGTAATCACAGTAACAATAATAACAATCATAGCAATAACACTAGTCGGCGGTCGACGAACAGTAGCAACAATCGCCACTAA
- the smpB gene encoding SsrA-binding protein SmpB encodes MAKQKGKHQDSALAQNRKARHDYAVEETYEAGIALTGTEIKSVRDRRVNLKDGYVQIRNGEAIMMNVHISPFAEGNRFNVDPLRNRKLLLHKKEIRKIGAATTTKGVTIIPLKMYLKHGFAKVLIGVAHGKREYDKRQDIKKREQQRQIDRVMKHY; translated from the coding sequence ATGGCCAAACAAAAAGGTAAACATCAAGACAGCGCCCTCGCACAAAACCGGAAGGCCCGACATGACTATGCCGTCGAGGAAACTTATGAAGCGGGAATCGCTTTAACGGGGACAGAAATCAAATCGGTGCGTGACCGGCGTGTGAACTTGAAGGATGGCTATGTGCAAATTCGAAATGGTGAAGCAATCATGATGAATGTGCATATCAGTCCCTTTGCCGAGGGTAATCGGTTTAACGTTGACCCATTGCGCAATCGTAAGTTATTACTTCATAAAAAGGAAATTCGTAAAATTGGCGCGGCAACCACGACTAAAGGGGTTACCATTATTCCACTAAAAATGTATCTCAAGCATGGTTTTGCGAAGGTCCTTATTGGAGTCGCGCATGGGAAGCGTGAATACGATAAGCGTCAAGATATTAAGAAACGCGAACAACAACGTCAAATTGATCGCGTTATGAAACATTATTAA
- a CDS encoding aminoglycoside 6-adenylyltransferase, which produces MTPLDPLTHFFENQADCRLWAMTGSLVNPRRTRDKFTDYDVAFFTTDVTPYRQDDHFLTQFGEVLLQTEPPTPHVSQPTQGCTYLVQYTSGLRIDFQFYALDQLANCLASDQLTKIMADKDQCLPQPPTPSDRDYWTLPPTTAQYSATVREFWWQFLNTLKANCRHDFLLAQFYLNLTRTELVQLWTWLLAYPDGFERSYGKQNTDLISQLPSHDRAQLLATFDTSSPRALNESLRLLQDLMVPIARLLTSEVGVDYRQFIPYESVPERYLQSKHEPQLAHYFRSKY; this is translated from the coding sequence ATGACCCCCTTAGACCCCTTAACACATTTTTTCGAAAACCAAGCTGATTGCCGTCTCTGGGCGATGACTGGTTCCCTAGTCAATCCCCGACGCACGCGCGATAAGTTCACAGATTACGATGTGGCCTTCTTTACAACCGATGTCACCCCTTACCGTCAAGATGACCATTTTCTGACGCAATTTGGTGAAGTCTTGCTTCAAACTGAACCACCCACACCCCATGTGAGTCAGCCGACACAGGGCTGCACTTACCTCGTTCAATATACTAGTGGCTTACGAATCGACTTTCAATTTTATGCCTTAGATCAGCTAGCCAACTGCCTGGCTAGTGACCAGCTAACTAAAATCATGGCTGATAAGGACCAGTGTTTGCCTCAGCCACCGACTCCCAGTGATCGGGATTACTGGACGCTTCCACCCACAACCGCTCAATACAGCGCCACGGTCCGTGAGTTTTGGTGGCAATTTTTAAATACCCTCAAAGCAAACTGTCGTCATGACTTTCTATTGGCTCAATTTTATCTAAATCTAACGCGCACTGAACTCGTCCAGCTCTGGACTTGGTTACTAGCTTATCCAGATGGCTTTGAGCGCTCCTATGGAAAGCAAAACACCGATCTAATCAGTCAGCTCCCGTCACATGACCGTGCTCAATTACTGGCGACATTTGACACCAGTTCGCCGCGCGCACTCAACGAGTCACTCCGCTTGTTACAAGATTTAATGGTCCCAATCGCTCGCTTACTCACTTCTGAAGTAGGCGTCGATTATCGGCAATTTATCCCCTATGAATCTGTTCCAGAACGTTATTTACAAAGTAAGCACGAACCTCAACTAGCACATTATTTTCGCTCAAAATACTAA
- a CDS encoding amino acid ABC transporter substrate-binding protein/permease, with translation MKKWQVAVVMVLATLGSWFAFGSTAQAKTYTIATDTTFAPFEFQAKGGKYKGIDIDILKAIAKKENINYKLKAISFGAAVQQLSANQVDGVIAGMNITPERKQTFDFSDAYYTSGVVMAVAKGSSVKNFKDLKGKTVALKTGTAGSTYAKSVQSKYGFKIKYFNDSNNMYNDVKVGNSAACFEDYPVMSYGIKNGIALKIVSKQYEAGDYGFAVKKGKNAALLKKFNAGLKAIKADGQYKKIVDKYLHSSESSLTGETASSRTFIGLFTQNLSTIGSGLWMTMELTVISIILATVLGMILGVLGVMPGKIGPAISSTIIYIFRGMPLMVLAFFIYIGFPDLIGHGFKIPAFIAGMITLMLNEGAYTGAFVKGGFQAVDAGQMEAARSLGLPYWTAMRKVIMPQGIRIMVPSFINQFIITLKDTSILSVIGIVELTQTGTLIIARNFEGFKIWLMIAIIYLIIITILTWVSNWVQRRMN, from the coding sequence ATGAAGAAATGGCAAGTTGCTGTTGTCATGGTGTTAGCCACACTCGGTAGCTGGTTCGCATTTGGGTCAACTGCTCAAGCCAAGACTTACACCATCGCGACGGATACCACGTTTGCCCCGTTTGAATTTCAGGCAAAAGGTGGTAAGTATAAAGGAATCGATATTGATATTTTAAAAGCGATTGCTAAAAAAGAAAATATCAATTATAAACTCAAAGCAATTAGTTTCGGTGCCGCCGTTCAGCAGCTAAGTGCTAACCAAGTTGATGGGGTCATCGCGGGGATGAACATTACCCCTGAACGGAAGCAGACTTTTGACTTCTCTGATGCTTATTATACGTCAGGAGTGGTTATGGCGGTTGCTAAAGGTAGCTCAGTCAAGAACTTCAAGGATTTGAAGGGCAAGACGGTTGCGTTGAAGACTGGGACCGCTGGATCGACTTATGCGAAGTCCGTTCAAAGCAAGTATGGCTTTAAAATTAAGTATTTCAATGATTCTAATAATATGTATAACGATGTCAAAGTCGGGAATTCTGCAGCCTGTTTCGAAGATTACCCAGTCATGTCTTATGGGATCAAAAATGGGATTGCATTGAAGATTGTCTCTAAGCAATATGAAGCTGGGGATTATGGCTTTGCCGTTAAAAAAGGTAAAAATGCTGCTCTGTTGAAGAAATTCAATGCGGGTTTGAAGGCAATCAAGGCGGATGGTCAATATAAAAAGATCGTTGATAAATATTTACATTCCAGTGAATCATCCTTAACTGGTGAAACTGCCAGCAGTCGGACCTTCATCGGGTTATTCACCCAAAACCTAAGCACCATTGGTAGTGGGCTCTGGATGACCATGGAATTAACAGTTATTTCAATTATTTTAGCGACAGTTTTAGGGATGATCTTAGGGGTCTTAGGTGTGATGCCTGGGAAGATTGGCCCAGCCATCTCTAGTACGATTATTTATATTTTTCGGGGGATGCCATTAATGGTTCTGGCGTTCTTCATCTACATTGGTTTCCCAGACTTGATTGGACATGGCTTCAAGATACCCGCGTTCATTGCCGGGATGATTACCCTGATGCTTAACGAAGGGGCGTATACGGGGGCCTTTGTCAAAGGGGGCTTCCAAGCCGTCGACGCTGGTCAAATGGAAGCCGCTCGGTCATTGGGCTTACCTTATTGGACGGCAATGCGTAAGGTGATTATGCCACAAGGGATTCGAATTATGGTACCGTCATTTATTAACCAATTTATTATTACCTTGAAGGATACGTCAATTCTATCCGTGATTGGGATCGTTGAATTGACTCAAACTGGGACATTAATTATTGCTCGGAACTTTGAAGGGTTCAAGATTTGGCTAATGATTGCGATTATTTATCTGATTATCATTACTATTTTAACCTGGGTTTCAAATTGGGTTCAAAGGAGGATGAATTAG
- a CDS encoding amino acid ABC transporter ATP-binding protein: protein MAKVIVKDLHKSYGDNEVLKGLNLEVQDNEVVCMIGPSGSGKSTFLRCLNDLEVPTKGQIIISGYDLSDKGTNINLVRENIGMVFQHFNLFPHLSVMQNITLAPVQLNKESKETADETAHALLKTVGLADKADAMPNSLSGGQQQRVAIARALAMKPNIMLFDEPTSALDPEMVGDVLDVMKKLAAGGMTMIVVTHEMGFAKEVADRVVFMADGQIQESGKPDDVFDHPKSPRLQDFLNKVINV from the coding sequence ATGGCTAAAGTGATCGTGAAAGATTTACACAAAAGTTATGGTGACAACGAAGTCTTAAAAGGGCTGAACTTAGAAGTTCAAGATAATGAAGTTGTTTGTATGATTGGTCCTTCCGGCTCCGGTAAAAGTACCTTTTTACGCTGCTTGAATGATTTGGAAGTGCCTACTAAAGGCCAAATTATTATTAGTGGCTATGATTTATCTGATAAGGGGACGAACATTAACTTAGTTCGCGAAAATATTGGGATGGTATTTCAACATTTTAATCTCTTTCCACATCTGAGTGTCATGCAAAATATTACTTTGGCACCGGTACAACTCAATAAAGAATCTAAAGAGACTGCCGATGAAACGGCACACGCCTTATTGAAAACTGTTGGACTTGCTGACAAAGCGGATGCCATGCCGAATTCGTTATCTGGTGGACAACAACAACGGGTTGCGATTGCCCGTGCGTTAGCCATGAAGCCCAATATCATGTTGTTTGATGAACCAACCTCGGCCTTGGACCCAGAAATGGTTGGCGATGTCTTGGATGTCATGAAGAAGCTGGCGGCTGGTGGGATGACCATGATCGTTGTGACCCATGAAATGGGCTTCGCCAAAGAAGTCGCGGATCGCGTCGTCTTCATGGCGGATGGTCAGATTCAGGAAAGTGGCAAGCCGGATGATGTCTTTGATCACCCTAAGAGTCCACGATTACAAGACTTCTTGAATAAAGTGATCAACGTTTAA
- a CDS encoding MFS transporter, whose protein sequence is MELKEKQPMTMKHRTYLPLATGIYLNYAILGMATIIISQYGTQFQALWHTDMKGLSTVIAMIGIGRLLTILVAGYLSDRLGRRKTMLIGMLAQILFLLGLVFSTNLISACVAALFMGATNSFGDTSSYPALTDAFKENAASMNSLVKAAMSLAQFALPFIVAVQPNAKFTLIVMVVIMALDIALIGMTRFAPQTLKSAPTQAPEKVAVKSGAQPSMLIDGSLLIVVGFTLSFTFYVFSQYAPNFGSSVLHMSANGAKSLISWYAMASLISVFITSSLVTRLKPIKLIFTYTLISFLGLVQMVTFPNADGARLTAVLIGFFAAGGIWQLGLTLLSQYFPAEKGKVTGYYSFATSLTFFVGPLVSSLIIDDTAASVLHVFEIDTGVTLFSLIIIIILFIRNRKFDL, encoded by the coding sequence ATGGAACTCAAAGAAAAACAACCTATGACGATGAAACATCGAACCTATTTGCCGCTGGCGACTGGGATTTACTTAAATTATGCGATTTTAGGAATGGCCACGATTATTATTTCTCAATATGGCACGCAATTCCAAGCACTTTGGCACACCGATATGAAAGGGCTTTCTACTGTGATTGCCATGATTGGGATTGGTCGCTTATTAACCATTCTAGTTGCCGGTTACCTCTCCGATCGCCTAGGACGTCGGAAAACCATGTTAATTGGAATGCTCGCACAAATTCTATTTTTACTCGGACTAGTCTTCAGCACCAATTTGATCAGTGCCTGCGTTGCCGCTTTATTTATGGGCGCAACTAACTCTTTCGGTGACACCTCAAGCTACCCGGCCTTAACTGACGCCTTCAAAGAAAATGCCGCCAGTATGAATTCATTGGTCAAAGCTGCGATGTCACTGGCACAATTTGCCTTGCCATTTATCGTTGCCGTCCAACCTAATGCCAAGTTCACCTTAATCGTCATGGTCGTCATCATGGCTTTGGATATTGCACTCATTGGAATGACCCGTTTTGCCCCCCAAACACTCAAATCAGCACCAACACAAGCCCCTGAAAAGGTCGCTGTCAAAAGTGGTGCTCAACCTTCAATGTTAATTGATGGTAGCTTGCTAATCGTCGTTGGGTTTACCTTATCTTTCACGTTTTATGTCTTCTCACAATATGCACCCAATTTTGGGAGTAGTGTTCTACACATGAGTGCTAACGGCGCAAAATCATTGATTTCATGGTATGCCATGGCCTCCTTAATTTCGGTGTTTATCACTTCGTCCTTAGTCACTCGTCTCAAACCAATCAAGCTTATTTTTACTTATACCTTAATTTCATTTTTGGGGTTAGTCCAAATGGTTACTTTTCCTAATGCCGATGGTGCGCGCCTAACCGCCGTTTTGATTGGATTCTTCGCTGCTGGGGGTATTTGGCAACTAGGCTTGACCTTGTTAAGTCAATATTTTCCTGCTGAAAAAGGCAAAGTTACCGGCTATTACAGTTTTGCGACTTCCCTGACTTTCTTCGTTGGGCCACTCGTCTCCAGTCTCATTATTGATGACACCGCCGCCAGTGTGTTACATGTTTTTGAAATCGACACTGGGGTTACCCTATTCAGTCTGATTATTATCATTATTTTATTCATTCGAAATCGAAAATTTGATCTTTAA